The following proteins are encoded in a genomic region of Maribacter hydrothermalis:
- a CDS encoding AraC family transcriptional regulator, with amino-acid sequence MKSALKKSPIPETRAYLARMLSEPVFDPHWHFHSENQLFLVLKGSGTRFIGDSVKPYKAGDITFTGPNLPHLWRSENEEEQEMNIAWSEGVVIYFREDFLGKNILQSDEAIRLRQVFHKSLRGIEFTEQSAVTLKRLMLELLPMKGFDGILHLLKILNFISNTKEFKILASPGYTNTLREADTERMFKVYAYVMKNFKRKMTLTDLAKLTNMTPTSFSRYFKQHANKSFSEFVSEIRIGHACKLLIEKKMNVSQACYESGFQTLSNFNKQFKSITKRTPLSYKKEYEVY; translated from the coding sequence ATGAAATCTGCCCTTAAAAAATCGCCCATACCAGAAACACGAGCCTATTTAGCACGCATGTTGAGTGAACCAGTTTTTGACCCGCATTGGCATTTTCATTCGGAAAATCAATTGTTTTTGGTTTTAAAAGGAAGCGGCACACGATTTATTGGTGATAGTGTTAAACCTTATAAAGCAGGAGATATTACATTTACCGGCCCTAACCTACCCCACCTGTGGCGCAGTGAAAATGAAGAGGAGCAAGAAATGAATATTGCTTGGTCCGAGGGGGTTGTTATTTATTTTCGCGAAGACTTTTTAGGAAAAAATATTCTACAAAGCGATGAGGCCATTCGCCTACGACAGGTTTTTCATAAAAGTCTAAGAGGTATTGAATTTACTGAACAGTCTGCCGTAACCTTAAAAAGGTTAATGCTTGAACTACTACCAATGAAAGGGTTTGATGGTATTCTACACCTTTTAAAAATTCTAAATTTTATAAGTAATACGAAGGAGTTTAAAATTTTAGCAAGTCCAGGTTATACTAATACATTAAGAGAAGCCGATACTGAACGAATGTTTAAAGTTTATGCCTACGTGATGAAAAATTTTAAACGTAAAATGACGCTAACAGATTTGGCTAAGTTGACAAATATGACACCCACTTCTTTTAGTAGGTATTTTAAGCAACATGCTAATAAATCCTTTTCAGAATTTGTTAGTGAAATACGGATAGGACATGCCTGTAAATTGCTCATAGAAAAGAAAATGAACGTTTCTCAAGCGTGTTATGAAAGCGGATTCCAAACACTTTCTAACTTCAATAAACAGTTTAAATCGATAACAAAGCGTACACCATTGAGCTATAAAAAAGAGTATGAGGTGTATTGA
- a CDS encoding tetratricopeptide repeat protein, translated as MSLKYTIYLLVFVMITSCQQKQSKTSKKQVAYTYGTENDSAIFYFNKGWEYILDYGQWTLSDLAFRKAVSFDSTFVIGKALVGKSTTDLTERIKILIDINNNENEIHEDDQLILEVTRITIELFNARDQKLQLSDNFIPNFMSTAEKNYREFIHKYPNESYIKAEYIEVLNAIYGPKLALDSLHSLTTPNQKKIPFFISYAATLESDLENFDNALSIANDFNKQINNPKIPQPYVLYGSIYLKMDSLSLATSNIDRALALDPNHIFAQRFKKQINDKLKIIDSND; from the coding sequence ATGTCATTAAAGTATACCATCTATTTACTAGTTTTTGTAATGATTACTTCATGTCAACAAAAACAAAGTAAAACCTCAAAAAAGCAAGTGGCTTATACTTATGGCACTGAAAATGATTCTGCTATTTTTTACTTTAATAAAGGTTGGGAATATATTTTGGATTATGGTCAATGGACTTTATCTGACCTGGCTTTCAGAAAAGCAGTATCATTCGATTCTACTTTTGTTATCGGAAAAGCATTAGTTGGTAAAAGCACTACGGACCTTACTGAGCGGATTAAAATATTAATTGACATAAACAACAATGAAAATGAGATTCACGAGGACGACCAATTAATTTTAGAGGTTACACGCATTACTATTGAATTGTTTAATGCACGCGACCAAAAACTACAATTAAGTGATAACTTCATACCTAATTTTATGTCCACTGCAGAGAAAAATTACAGAGAATTTATTCATAAATATCCTAACGAATCTTATATAAAAGCTGAGTATATAGAGGTTTTAAACGCTATATATGGCCCAAAACTAGCTTTAGACTCGTTACACAGCTTAACGACTCCTAACCAAAAGAAAATTCCTTTTTTTATTAGCTATGCAGCTACCTTAGAATCTGACTTAGAGAATTTTGATAACGCCCTATCAATTGCTAATGACTTTAATAAGCAAATTAACAATCCGAAAATTCCACAGCCCTATGTATTATATGGTAGTATTTATTTAAAAATGGATAGTTTATCCTTGGCAACATCTAATATTGACAGAGCACTAGCGTTAGACCCTAATCATATTTTTGCACAGCGTTTTAAAAAACAGATTAACGACAAATTAAAAATCATTGACAGCAATGACTAA
- a CDS encoding carbon-nitrogen hydrolase family protein: protein MTKIIDTPSQNNLKIGMAQISPVWLNKEATISKIKEYISKAGDDDCELIVFGEALLPGYPFWVSMTDGAKFNSKEQKEIHAHYIKNSIQIEEGELDDICALAKQHKIAIYLGSMERAKNRGGHSIYCSLVYINSDGEIKSVHRKLQPTYEERLTWAQGDGNGLQVHNLKNFTVGGLNCWENWMPLARTTLYGLGEDLHIAVWPGSDFNTTDITRFIARESRSFVVSVSSLMSKRDFPKDTPHIDEILKNSADSLANGGSCIAGPDGEWVVAPVIEKQGLITAIIDFNRVLEERQNFDSVGHYSRPDVTKLTVNRERQSILDIID, encoded by the coding sequence ATGACTAAAATTATAGATACTCCCAGCCAAAATAATCTTAAAATAGGCATGGCTCAAATTTCTCCTGTTTGGTTAAATAAAGAGGCCACTATATCTAAAATCAAAGAATATATTAGTAAAGCTGGTGATGATGATTGTGAGCTAATTGTTTTTGGTGAAGCATTGTTACCTGGCTACCCGTTTTGGGTTTCCATGACCGACGGGGCTAAATTCAATTCTAAAGAACAGAAAGAAATTCATGCGCATTATATTAAAAATTCCATTCAAATTGAGGAAGGAGAATTAGATGACATTTGCGCGCTCGCCAAACAGCATAAAATTGCCATCTACTTAGGGTCAATGGAACGTGCAAAAAATAGAGGCGGACATAGTATTTATTGCTCACTGGTGTATATAAATAGTGATGGAGAAATTAAATCTGTACATAGAAAACTACAGCCTACCTATGAAGAACGATTAACATGGGCACAAGGAGATGGTAACGGATTACAGGTTCATAACTTAAAAAACTTTACCGTTGGCGGACTAAACTGTTGGGAGAATTGGATGCCTTTAGCAAGAACCACATTATACGGATTAGGTGAAGATTTGCATATTGCCGTGTGGCCTGGCTCTGATTTTAATACAACCGACATTACACGATTTATTGCCAGGGAATCCCGTTCATTCGTGGTTTCCGTTTCTAGTTTAATGAGTAAAAGGGATTTTCCAAAAGATACGCCCCATATTGATGAAATTCTAAAAAATTCTGCAGACTCACTGGCTAATGGAGGTTCCTGTATTGCAGGACCAGATGGAGAATGGGTTGTTGCTCCGGTAATTGAAAAACAGGGGCTAATTACCGCAATTATAGATTTTAACAGGGTACTAGAAGAACGCCAAAACTTTGATTCTGTCGGGCATTATTCAAGACCAGATGTAACAAAACTTACTGTTAATAGAGAGCGGCAATCAATATTAGATATTATTGATTAA
- a CDS encoding glycosyltransferase family 2 protein, whose product MSKITIIIPCFNEEQSIKQTLLKIVAEISKFTNHTFHIIVVDDYSTDNSLAILNEFRNTVCNELQIITNKTNLGIALSTKVLLEDALKHSPDFVLKCDMDNDFPHEQVFKTFLNYINENNTNYNYILVGERQIEDDNSMSLLEFNEKLKMESYLSNTLNIKNYNPVSSGVLLYGKNVLKTILQEQIVQEYSLRWGLDFLLPLVAIKLNYKVVKSKMNNGIYSKERRPESKIKAQYAAYYHILKLVNNTYPL is encoded by the coding sequence ATGAGTAAAATAACAATCATAATACCTTGTTTTAATGAAGAGCAAAGTATAAAACAGACTTTATTAAAAATTGTCGCTGAGATTTCTAAATTCACAAATCACACCTTTCATATTATTGTAGTAGATGATTATAGCACTGATAATTCATTAGCTATTCTAAATGAATTTAGAAATACTGTTTGTAATGAACTTCAAATTATCACGAATAAAACCAACTTAGGAATAGCCCTTTCAACAAAAGTATTGCTTGAAGATGCGCTAAAACATAGTCCAGATTTTGTACTTAAATGCGATATGGATAATGATTTTCCTCATGAACAAGTTTTCAAGACTTTCCTTAATTACATAAATGAGAATAACACCAACTACAATTATATTTTGGTGGGAGAACGACAAATTGAAGATGATAATTCTATGTCTTTACTAGAATTTAATGAAAAATTGAAAATGGAAAGCTATTTAAGCAATACGCTAAATATAAAGAACTACAACCCTGTTTCTTCTGGGGTTTTGTTATACGGAAAGAACGTTTTAAAAACAATTTTACAAGAGCAAATTGTACAGGAATATAGCTTAAGGTGGGGGCTAGATTTTCTGCTCCCACTTGTAGCCATTAAGTTGAATTATAAGGTGGTAAAATCAAAAATGAATAATGGTATTTACAGTAAAGAAAGAAGACCAGAATCAAAAATTAAAGCCCAGTATGCGGCATACTACCATATTTTAAAGTTAGTAAACAACACTTACCCTTTATAG
- a CDS encoding PVC-type heme-binding CxxCH protein has product MKSYLSALKIVFILLLFAACSPTKKERLDNEPRRIELLFLGHEIEHHNSRAYFPILASALTKDGINITYTEKPSDLNEKNLELYDGLIIYANHEKIGKQEEKALLNFVKEGKAFIPIHSASFCFKNSSEYINLVGAQFMSHETGDFTAEIVDKEHPITKDLSTFETWDETYVHDKIAEDIHVLMERVDGEHREPWTWTKEVGEGKVFYTAYGHDESTWENKGFQELVKSGILWAVDEKVKKNWEAFMKDMPTLTYEERANIPNYEKRDPAPKYQLPLSPKESKKLIQVTAGFDVQLFASEPDIINPIAMNWDERGRLWVIETVDYPNTVRNDNSIGDDKIKILEDTDGDGKADKVTVFAEELNIPTSFVFYDGGIVVSQAPYFIFLKDTNGDDKADVKEILIDGWGTFDTHAGPSNLQYGIDNDLYGVVGYSGFEGKALGHDLKFNQNVYRFNPKKKTFEVLTNTSNNTWGLGITEDNSIFASTANNTHSVFVGIPNKNLIDVKGIGTDGSAKIDGHYFMLPITPNVRQVDVFGGFTAAAGHHFYTARAYPELYWNKIAFVCEPTGGLVHQARIVKEGSGYAEEDAGNLFASSDEWSSPVDAKTGPDGAVWVADWYNFIVQHNPTPNEERGGYDAENGEGNAYVNPLRDKGHGRIWRIVPKYDYEYEPIQLSKDDPEGLLEALSSDNQFWRLTAQRLLVERGDTDVLNSLYKLITKKQVDENGLNNAALHAIWTISGLGALENDSNALGVIKGALYHKAAGVRKAAIQMLPRNDDTDAALFKATTLKDRDPSVQLEALLYFTERPSSKKIGALVYELTTNQEIMNDAWLYKALYANATIHMTGFLEAFHKANPTYVMPSEEKMDMSTSTYDDSSWETMEIPQYIEDAGLDIDGIIWFRREVTIPANMVKGTTLSLGPIDDSDITYVNGVEVGSMASSFSSNRNYEIPDGVLKPGKNTIAVRVEDNGGEGGIYGNFWQLSLQSGESIVRIHGTWKYKVEKSFTNQEEKDATIFDMVGLLNKYYGEQADTGNENNEEVQGSAKVVTIKAITNEMKFDVTQFTVKAGEQVELVLQNPDFMQHNLVITKPGKKEVVGKAADKMAADPNAATLNYVPQMSDVLFATPILNPDQTYSLKFKAPSTPGEYPYICTFPGHWRIMQGVMIVK; this is encoded by the coding sequence ATGAAATCGTATCTCTCCGCTTTAAAAATTGTGTTTATACTATTGCTTTTTGCAGCATGTTCTCCTACCAAGAAAGAGCGACTAGATAATGAACCACGCAGAATAGAATTACTGTTTTTAGGTCATGAAATAGAACACCATAATTCAAGAGCATATTTTCCAATTTTGGCATCAGCTTTAACCAAGGACGGAATCAATATTACCTACACAGAAAAACCATCCGATTTAAATGAAAAGAATCTGGAATTGTACGACGGACTTATTATTTACGCCAATCATGAAAAAATTGGTAAGCAGGAAGAGAAAGCGCTTTTAAATTTTGTAAAAGAGGGTAAAGCTTTTATTCCTATTCACTCAGCAAGCTTCTGTTTCAAGAATTCATCAGAATATATCAATTTGGTAGGGGCACAGTTTATGAGTCATGAAACAGGAGATTTTACTGCTGAAATTGTTGATAAAGAGCACCCAATTACAAAAGATTTATCCACATTCGAGACTTGGGATGAAACTTATGTTCATGATAAAATAGCTGAAGATATTCATGTTTTAATGGAACGCGTTGATGGTGAGCATCGTGAACCTTGGACTTGGACTAAGGAAGTAGGTGAAGGCAAAGTTTTTTATACCGCATACGGACATGATGAAAGTACATGGGAAAATAAGGGCTTTCAAGAGCTAGTAAAATCGGGTATACTTTGGGCGGTAGATGAGAAGGTGAAAAAAAACTGGGAAGCATTTATGAAAGATATGCCAACTCTTACATATGAGGAAAGAGCAAACATACCTAATTATGAAAAACGAGATCCTGCACCAAAATATCAATTACCATTATCTCCTAAAGAGTCAAAAAAGCTAATACAAGTAACTGCCGGCTTTGATGTTCAGCTATTTGCTTCTGAGCCAGATATCATTAACCCTATTGCAATGAATTGGGACGAAAGGGGGCGGCTTTGGGTCATTGAAACAGTAGATTACCCTAACACCGTTCGCAATGATAATAGTATTGGCGATGATAAAATAAAAATTTTAGAAGATACCGATGGTGACGGTAAGGCAGATAAGGTTACCGTCTTTGCCGAAGAATTAAATATACCTACAAGTTTTGTCTTTTACGATGGCGGTATAGTAGTTTCGCAAGCACCCTATTTTATTTTCTTAAAAGATACTAATGGCGATGATAAGGCAGACGTAAAGGAAATTTTAATTGACGGTTGGGGAACTTTCGATACGCACGCTGGTCCATCAAACTTGCAATATGGTATTGATAATGATTTATATGGTGTGGTAGGATATTCAGGATTTGAGGGTAAGGCCTTGGGTCATGATTTAAAATTCAATCAGAATGTATATCGGTTTAATCCAAAGAAAAAAACATTTGAAGTACTGACCAATACAAGTAATAATACTTGGGGCTTAGGAATAACGGAAGATAATTCCATATTCGCATCTACCGCAAATAATACGCACAGTGTGTTTGTAGGTATCCCAAATAAAAATCTTATTGATGTAAAGGGAATAGGGACAGATGGTAGTGCAAAAATAGATGGGCACTACTTTATGCTACCCATAACCCCAAATGTAAGACAAGTAGATGTTTTTGGTGGTTTCACAGCAGCTGCGGGACATCATTTTTATACGGCAAGAGCTTACCCAGAATTATATTGGAATAAAATTGCATTTGTATGCGAGCCAACTGGAGGTTTGGTGCATCAAGCACGAATAGTAAAAGAGGGCTCAGGATATGCTGAGGAAGACGCGGGCAATCTATTTGCATCCTCAGATGAATGGAGTTCCCCGGTAGATGCAAAAACAGGTCCCGATGGGGCGGTTTGGGTGGCAGATTGGTATAACTTCATAGTTCAACATAACCCAACTCCAAATGAAGAACGTGGTGGTTATGATGCTGAAAATGGCGAGGGGAATGCCTATGTAAATCCACTTAGAGATAAAGGTCATGGAAGAATTTGGCGTATTGTACCAAAATATGATTATGAGTACGAACCTATACAATTATCTAAAGATGACCCAGAGGGACTGTTAGAAGCTTTAAGTAGTGATAATCAATTTTGGAGATTAACTGCACAACGGCTTTTAGTGGAAAGAGGAGATACCGATGTACTGAACAGCTTGTACAAATTGATTACTAAAAAACAAGTTGATGAAAACGGATTAAATAATGCAGCGTTACATGCAATTTGGACTATTAGTGGTTTAGGTGCATTGGAAAATGATAGTAATGCACTTGGGGTAATAAAGGGTGCACTTTATCATAAAGCGGCAGGGGTTCGTAAGGCAGCCATACAAATGTTACCCAGAAACGACGATACAGATGCCGCATTATTTAAGGCAACAACCCTTAAAGATAGGGACCCTAGTGTACAATTGGAAGCTTTGCTATACTTCACGGAAAGACCGTCGTCCAAAAAAATAGGTGCTTTAGTATATGAACTTACAACCAATCAAGAGATTATGAACGATGCTTGGTTATATAAAGCCTTATACGCAAATGCTACCATTCATATGACTGGATTCTTAGAGGCATTCCATAAAGCGAATCCTACTTATGTAATGCCTTCAGAGGAAAAAATGGATATGAGCACCAGTACTTATGATGATAGCAGTTGGGAAACAATGGAGATTCCGCAATACATAGAAGATGCTGGTTTAGATATTGATGGTATTATTTGGTTTAGACGAGAAGTTACCATTCCTGCAAATATGGTTAAGGGAACAACTTTATCATTAGGGCCAATTGATGATTCTGATATAACCTATGTAAACGGAGTAGAAGTAGGAAGTATGGCATCTAGCTTTAGCTCCAACAGAAATTATGAAATTCCGGATGGAGTATTGAAACCGGGAAAGAATACCATAGCTGTTAGAGTAGAGGATAATGGAGGTGAAGGCGGTATCTATGGTAATTTTTGGCAATTGTCTCTACAGTCCGGAGAATCTATTGTTAGAATTCATGGTACTTGGAAATATAAGGTTGAAAAGAGCTTTACCAATCAAGAAGAAAAAGATGCGACTATTTTTGATATGGTTGGGCTTTTAAACAAATATTATGGTGAACAAGCTGACACTGGTAATGAGAATAATGAAGAGGTACAGGGCTCTGCAAAAGTAGTTACCATTAAAGCGATTACCAACGAAATGAAGTTCGATGTTACCCAGTTTACTGTAAAGGCTGGAGAACAAGTAGAGCTGGTATTACAGAATCCTGATTTTATGCAGCATAATTTGGTTATCACAAAACCAGGTAAAAAAGAGGTTGTAGGTAAAGCAGCCGATAAAATGGCGGCAGACCCCAATGCGGCAACGCTTAATTACGTACCTCAAATGAGCGATGTACTTTTTGCCACTCCAATTTTAAATCCTGACCAAACATATTCACTCAAGTTCAAAGCGCCGAGCACACCAGGTGAATATCCATATATATGTACGTTTCCCGGGCATTGGAGAATTATGCAAGGGGTAATGATTGTTAAATAG